The following are encoded together in the Neomonachus schauinslandi chromosome 15, ASM220157v2, whole genome shotgun sequence genome:
- the TXNDC17 gene encoding thioredoxin domain-containing protein 17: MLMQQHSREVHSSLTCNSEGFGTDLKGHQEDRSSATVGEQPSSRDAGGKSWCPDCVHAEPVVREGLKHISEGCVFIYCQVGEKPYWKDPNNDFRKNLKVTAVPTLLKYGTPQKLVESECLQASLVQMLFSED; the protein is encoded by the exons ATGCTCATGCAACAACATTCTAGAGAAGTCCACAGCAGCCTCACGTGTAACAGCGAGGGCTTCGGGACAG ATCTCAAGGGTCACCAGGAAGACAGGAGCTCCGCTACAGTAGGCGAGCAACCGTCCAGCAGG GACGCCGGGGGGAAGAGCTGGTGCCCCGACTGCGTGCACG ccGAGCCGGTCGTACGAGAGGGGCTGAAGCATATCAGTGAAGGATGTGTGTTCATCTACTGCCAAGTGGGAGAGAAACCCTA TTGGAAGGATCCGAATAATGACTTCAGAAAAAACCTAAAGGTGACGGCAGTGCCTACACTACTTAAGTATGGGACG CCTCAAAAACTGGTGGAATCTGAGTGTCTTCAGGCCAGCCTCGTGCAGATGTTGTTCTCTGAAGATTAA
- the MED31 gene encoding mediator of RNA polymerase II transcription subunit 31 yields the protein MAAAVAMETDDAGNRLRFQLELEFVQCLANPNYLNFLAQRGYFKDKAFVNYLKYLLYWKEPEYAKYLKYPQCLHMLELLQYEHFRKELVNAQCAKFIDEQQILHWQHYSRKRMRLQQALAEQQQQNNAAGK from the exons ATGGCCGCGGCCGTCGCTATGGAGACAG ATGATGCCGGAAATCGACTTCGGTTTCAGTTGGAGCTGGAATTTGTGCAGTGCTTAGCCAACCCCAATTACCTTAACT TTCTTGCCCAAAGAGGTTACTTCAAAGACAAAGCTTTTGTTAATTATCTTAAGTACTTGCTTTACTGGAAAGAACCAGAATATGCCAAGTATCTAAA GTACCCCCAGTGTCTGCACATGTTAGAGCTGCTGCAGTACGAACACTTCCGCAAGGAGCTGGTGAACGCTCAGTGTGCCAAGTTCATTGACGAGCAGCAGATCCTGCACTGGCAGCACTATTCCCGGAAGCGGATGCGCCTCCAGCAAGCGCTGGccgagcagcagcagcagaacaACGCGGCGGGGAAGTGA